The following are from one region of the Entelurus aequoreus isolate RoL-2023_Sb linkage group LG17, RoL_Eaeq_v1.1, whole genome shotgun sequence genome:
- the LOC133632932 gene encoding coxsackievirus and adenovirus receptor homolog, with the protein MMMSVLWYFAAGLAFCTKNPAWAFAFISTEEDYYAVQESNVTISCKFIQDIHDVHDISNKIIIRWYFKSPEEKQTEILMYHGGQLDIDPNYSRVHFTTPEPGHGDASIEISDLRMSDEGIYQCSVWCKHKGNSGGVTLIQHMNLKVMEKLSAPVCAMEGDPVWGNDVTFQCESSQGTPPLNYSWEKMSENQMLAPNASGDAIGGNLTLKRLSEDNCGSYRCTVENLLETQLCEILLPCLNDPVVARRNKIKVITAVAMSIVILLVVIVVGFWSLRRINQEQVSN; encoded by the coding sequence ATGATGATGTCTGTGCTGTGGTATTTTGCAGCGGGGCTGGCGTTTTGCACCAAAAACCCAGCTTGGGCTTTTGCCTTCATCTCCACCGAGGAGGACTATTACGCAGTCCAAGAATCAAACGTCACAATTTCCTGCAAATTCATACAAGACATCCATGACGTCCATGACATCTCAAACAAAATTATAATTAGGTGGTATTTTAAGTCTCCAGAAGAAAAGCAGACAGAGATTTTAATGTATCATGGAGGCCAACTTGATATTGACCCAAACTACAGCAGGGTTCACTTCACAACTCCTGAACCCGGCCATGGAGATGCTTCCATAGAGATTAGTGACCTGCGTATGTCAGACGAGGGGATCTACCAGTGCAGCGTATGGTGCAAGCATAAAGGGAATTCTGGTGGCGTAACCCTGATCCAACACATGAACCTGAAAGTCATGGAGAAGCTGAGCGCCCCGGTTTGTGCCATGGAAGGCGATCCTGTGTGGGGCAATGACGTGACGTTCCAATGCGAATCCTCACAAGGCACCCCCCCGCTGAATTACAGCTGGGAAAAGATGAGTGAAAACCAGATGTTGGCTCCTAACGCCAGTGGGGACGCCATAGGAGGGAACTTGACTTTAAAAAGGCTCTCCGAGGACAACTGTGGAAGCTATCGCTGTACGGTGGAAAATCTGCTTGAGACCCAACTCTGTGAGATCCTACTACCGTGTCTAAATGACCCAGTGGTGGCGagaagaaacaaaataaaagttatCACTGCAGTGGCAATGTCAATCGTTATCCTTTTGGTGGTCATTGTTGTCGGTTTTTGGAGCTTGAGGAGAATTAATCAAGAGCAAGTGTCCAATTAA